A single genomic interval of Electrophorus electricus isolate fEleEle1 chromosome 2, fEleEle1.pri, whole genome shotgun sequence harbors:
- the dhrs9 gene encoding LOW QUALITY PROTEIN: dehydrogenase/reductase SDR family member 9 (The sequence of the model RefSeq protein was modified relative to this genomic sequence to represent the inferred CDS: substituted 2 bases at 2 genomic stop codons) yields MILFILGLIFLLYAFRWVRELKQVPNISEKYVYITGCDTGFGNLLAKHLDILGFCVIAGCYTEKGEDELNKACSTRLSTVQLDVTDNNSISKATDFIKTLVQARGKRGXLGKQSXPLKFSVVNVASVFGRISIIGGPYCISKHGVEAFNDSLRINMAQFGVKVLCIEPGCFKTGVTDIDVILNNVQKLWDRLPQDVKDDYGSSYMDQVKVFLKNKFVKMLDGDLMKVVSCMEHAVAAVHPRTRYSPGWDARLFWLLLSYLPTCIADAIILKNISKPKASVYKPFLCCSELLYKAGYSNVLLTM; encoded by the exons atgattttatttatcttaGGTCTGATATTCTTACTTTACGCCTTCCGGTGGGTTCGAGAGCTGAAACAGGTGCCAAACATATCTGAGAAATATGTCTACATCACAGGATGTGATACAGGCTTTGGAAACCTCCTGGCTAAACACCTAGACATACTGGGCTTCTGTGTAATTGCTGGCTGCTACACGGAGAAAGGAGAAGATGAGCTAAATAAGGCCTGCTCAACTAGACTCTCTACTGTACAGTTAGATGTTACTGACAATAACAGCATCAGCAAAGCAACAGACTTCATTAAAACACTGGTGCAAGCAAGAGGTAAGAGAGGATGACTAGGTAAACAGTCTTAACCTCTTAAATTCTCCGTGGTTAATGTGGCCAGTGTGTTTGGAAGGATTAGTATAATTGGAGGGCCATACTGCATCTCAAAACATGGAGTGGAGGCATTCAACGACAGCCTAAG GATAAACATGGCACAATTTGGAGTTAAGGTTCTGTGTATCGAACCTGGATGCTTCAAAACAGGTGTGACTGACATTGATGTTATTTTGAACAATGTTCAGAAATTATGGGACCGACTACCACAAGATGTCAAAGATGACTATGGAAGTAGCTATATGGATCAAG TGAAAGTATTCTTGAAAAATAAGTTTGTGAAGATGCTGGATGGAGATCTGATGAAGGTGGTGAGCTGTATGGAGCATGCAGTCGCTGCCGTCCATCCCCGCACCCGCTACTCTCCTGGTTGGGACGCCAGACTCTTCTGGCTGCTGCTCTCCTACCTGCCAACCTGCATTGCTGATGCCATAATTCTAAAAAACATTAGCAAACCAAAAGCCTCTGTTTATAAACCATTCCTTTGCTGTTCAGAACTACTGTACAAAGCTGGATATTCTAACGTGCTGCTTACCATGTAA